The Tessaracoccus flavus genome includes the window CGCCGTTCAACACCGAGCAGGCTTTCGACCACTACGCCGACCAGTTGGAACACTCGATCTGGTTGACGATGATGCGTGATCGGATCAGAGACTTCAAGCCGCTACTGCATCCCGACGCTTCGATCTGGGTCCACCTCGATGACTCCGAAGTCCACCGGATGCGTGTTCTCATGGACGAAGAGTTTGGAACCGAGAACTTCATCGCCACGATCGTTTGGCAAAAGAAATACTCGCGCGACAATCGTCCAGCCATCGGCACTGTACATGACTACATCCTGGTGTACGCGCCAGCGGGTCCTCAGCGATGGAAAGCTCTACGCAACAGGATTCCACGCATCAGTGCGGCCCAGTACAGGAATCCCAACAATGACCCCAACGGTCCTTGGAGGCCCGTGCCCATGGACGTGCAGGGAGGCCATGCCACCGCGTCCCAGTTCTACGATGTGGTCACTCCGAGCGGAAAGATTGTCCGGCCAGCGAATGGGAGGGCATGGAGCGTTACTGCCCCAGTAATGCAGGCGATGCGTGATCGAGGTGAGGTCTACTTCGGGCTCGATGGGTCAGGCAAGCCGAACACCATCCGATACCTGAGGGACGATGAGGGCCTAGTCCCCTGGACATGGTGGCCTCATGAGGAAGTGGGCAACAATGACGACGCCAAGAAGGAGATCATTGCGCTGTTCGGCGAAGATCAAGTCTTCGACACCCCGAAGCCGGAACGTCTGCTGGAACGTGTGATTCGCATTGCCACGAACGCAGATGACTTGGTTCTTGATTGCTTTGCGGGTTCCGGCACCAGTGCAGCGGTCGCGCACAAGTTGGGACGACGCTGGTTGACGGTCGAACTTAGCCAAGAGGTTGCGGACGCCTTCACGGTGCCACGCTTGCGCAAGGTTCAACAAGGGACCGACGCTATCGGCATCAGCGTGGGGGAAGCCGAGGGATTCGCTGACGCAGACATCGACGGGCGCGTGAAGCCAGACGATGCAAAGGCCCTGCTTCGAGCCATCAAGGCGGTTCAACAGGTGGGTCTCAAGTCCCTGAGTCTTGAGGAGGGCGCAGCATTGGTGCAGGAACTCAGGGAACGGTTGAAGCTTGTCTCAGCCAGGCAATCGGTGTGCCAGGACGGCGGCTTCACTGTCGCCAAGATGGGCCCCTCGATGTATGAGGTGGATGACGAGGACGGCACGGTCTTCCTGTCTCCTGAGGCGACGAACGGGGCGTGGTCGAAGGCCATCGCCGGTCAGTTGAAGTTCACCCTGACGCCTGATGACCCTGTGTTCTGTGGTGTGCGGAAGCGGCAGCGGCTCGCCGTGATCGACGGCGTGGCCGACGAGACCATCGTCCGCACGGTGGTGGAGCACCTGGGCGAGAAGGAGAAGGCCGTGATTGTGGCCAAGGGTGTCTTGCCGGAGGCGGGCGACCTGCTCCAGCGGCTGTCGCCGGGGTCGCGGATCAAGAAGGCTCCGGAGGACGTGTTCCCGAAGGGGACGGTGAACTGACATGCCCGTGGACATCACCCACGACGAGGCCCTCATCGAGGAGATCGCCGCGCGCTTTGATCTGCGCGACCCGAACAAGAACGCGCTGGCGACCATCGTTCAGCGGATCGCTGACGGCGGCACCGGCTTTCAGGAGATGGTGGCCGACCTCGCCACGGGCGTCGGTAAAACCTTCCTGATGTCGTCGCTGATCGAGTACCTGGCTCAGCAGGGTGTCCGGCACGTACTGGTGGTCACCCCGGGTTCCACGATCCAGCGCAAGACCCTGGCGAACTTCGATGCGGCGTCGGCCAAGTATGTGGCCGGGGCTGACATCGCCCCGTTCATCGTCACGCCGGACAACTTCCAGGCGGCCAACGTCGGCTCCGTGCTGCGCAACCCGCAGCGGCTGAAGGTGTTCGTCTTCAACGTGCAGCAGTTGATCCGGCCCACCGACAAGGTGAGCCGGAAGGTGCGCTCCGAGGACGAGAACCTCGGGGATGCCCTCTACTCGCACTTGGAAAACGCTGACGACCTGTTCGTGATCGCGGACGAGCACCACGTCTACCGTGAGAAGGCCAAGGCGTTCTCTGCGGCGATTCGTGATCTGAACCCGGTCGCGTTGATCGGTCTGACCGCCACGCCGGACAAGAACGACTACGCCAAGGTCGTGTTCCAGTACACGCTCGGTGAGGCCATCGCGGACGGGCACGTCAAGGTGCCCGTGATCGTGTACCGGAAGGACGGCACGAAGGACGAACGCACCCAGTTGCGGGATGCCTGCCAGTTGCTCGGCCACAAGGAGAAGTCCTACGAGGTCTACCGGCAGACCTCCCCCAATGCACCTGGCTTGAAGCCGGTCCTCTTCGTCGTGTGCCAGACCATCGAGCACGCCACCGAGGTCGGCCAGTTGCTCGCCCAGCCCGGGATGATCGGTGACGGCTCCCAGGTCCTGGAGATCACCTCGCAGTCCTCCGATGTTGCGTTGGAGGCCCTCGCCAAGGTCGAGGACCCCGATTCACCGATCCGGGCCATCGTCAGCGTGAACATGCTCCGCGAGGGCTGGGACGTGAAGAACATCACTGTCATCGTGGCGCTGCGCAGGCTGGCCTCCCAGACGCTCACCGAGCAGATTCTGGGTCGCGGGTTGCGGTTGCCGTTCGGTGCTCGCACGGGACTTGCTGACGTGGATCAGGTGGACCTGGTGGCCCACGACTCGTACCAGCAGTTGCTCGCCCAGAAGGACGTGCTTCGGCAGCGCATCCAACTGCCGTCCACGGCGGTTGAGGTGGATGACCAGGGGTTTGCGACCACTACAGAGGTCGACCCCAACCAACCCGTCCCTGTGGAGTCGGTCGCTGGCTCGTCCCAGCAGGATCAGGTCGGCGGCACAGGTGGCAGCAGCAGCCTCACCCCGGCTCCTGGCCAGTGGGCGCTGTTTGACTGGGAGGAGGACGAATCGGCTCAGGTCGAGGACTACCAGCCGAACCCCGCCCTGATCTTCGAGGAGACCGAGCAGCGCGTCGAGACCAAGGTGCCCGAGCCGCAGTACCGGGTGAAGGGTGCCCCGCAGATCATCTTCCCCCGGCGCGAGCCGCGCTTGGTGCACTTCCCCTTCTCCCTCTCGGACATCCCTGATGGCGATGCCGAGAAGGCGGGCGCGGCCTTCGTCAAGGAGGTGCCCACCTTCATCTTCCGCGACGCACTGGAGGCCAAGCGGAAGGGTGACCAGGTGGAGATCATCAGCACCCCGCAAGGCACTTCGGAGGCTCAGCAGACCCTGGCTGGTCTGGACGTGGTGCAGGCCGAACTGACCGAGGCGATCACGCAGCAGCCGGAGGTTCCTGCTGAGAGGTCATCCAAGAACGCCGCCAAGCGACTCGTGAGGGCGTTCCTGAAGGGCGCTGGGGTCACGAACGACGAAGAGACCGCTGAGTGGGGCACCAAGCGTCGCCAGCAGGCCGTCGAGGGCATGAGGACCATGATCCGCGACAAGATCACGACCCGACCCCGGCAGGAGAAGTTCGAGTTCGTCAAGATCGAACTTCCACTGGAGCCTGTCACCGTGGCAGCAGACGCGGTGAAGGCCCACAACGTGGTGAAGTTCAAGAAGGGGCTTCAGTACGTCGGCTGGGAGAAGAACGTCATGCCGGTCGCCACCTTCGACGCGGGGACGACCGAGTGGGAGTTGGCGCT containing:
- a CDS encoding site-specific DNA-methyltransferase; its protein translation is MKRSPKGRLELTWMGKDSALIPVEDGKYDYSFVDPNDPRALEVKSIEVLEKVGEVDGPTGANENLLIIGDSGDALRSLGTIPEYHNKYAGQVKLVYIDPPFNTEQAFDHYADQLEHSIWLTMMRDRIRDFKPLLHPDASIWVHLDDSEVHRMRVLMDEEFGTENFIATIVWQKKYSRDNRPAIGTVHDYILVYAPAGPQRWKALRNRIPRISAAQYRNPNNDPNGPWRPVPMDVQGGHATASQFYDVVTPSGKIVRPANGRAWSVTAPVMQAMRDRGEVYFGLDGSGKPNTIRYLRDDEGLVPWTWWPHEEVGNNDDAKKEIIALFGEDQVFDTPKPERLLERVIRIATNADDLVLDCFAGSGTSAAVAHKLGRRWLTVELSQEVADAFTVPRLRKVQQGTDAIGISVGEAEGFADADIDGRVKPDDAKALLRAIKAVQQVGLKSLSLEEGAALVQELRERLKLVSARQSVCQDGGFTVAKMGPSMYEVDDEDGTVFLSPEATNGAWSKAIAGQLKFTLTPDDPVFCGVRKRQRLAVIDGVADETIVRTVVEHLGEKEKAVIVAKGVLPEAGDLLQRLSPGSRIKKAPEDVFPKGTVN
- a CDS encoding DEAD/DEAH box helicase produces the protein MPVDITHDEALIEEIAARFDLRDPNKNALATIVQRIADGGTGFQEMVADLATGVGKTFLMSSLIEYLAQQGVRHVLVVTPGSTIQRKTLANFDAASAKYVAGADIAPFIVTPDNFQAANVGSVLRNPQRLKVFVFNVQQLIRPTDKVSRKVRSEDENLGDALYSHLENADDLFVIADEHHVYREKAKAFSAAIRDLNPVALIGLTATPDKNDYAKVVFQYTLGEAIADGHVKVPVIVYRKDGTKDERTQLRDACQLLGHKEKSYEVYRQTSPNAPGLKPVLFVVCQTIEHATEVGQLLAQPGMIGDGSQVLEITSQSSDVALEALAKVEDPDSPIRAIVSVNMLREGWDVKNITVIVALRRLASQTLTEQILGRGLRLPFGARTGLADVDQVDLVAHDSYQQLLAQKDVLRQRIQLPSTAVEVDDQGFATTTEVDPNQPVPVESVAGSSQQDQVGGTGGSSSLTPAPGQWALFDWEEDESAQVEDYQPNPALIFEETEQRVETKVPEPQYRVKGAPQIIFPRREPRLVHFPFSLSDIPDGDAEKAGAAFVKEVPTFIFRDALEAKRKGDQVEIISTPQGTSEAQQTLAGLDVVQAELTEAITQQPEVPAERSSKNAAKRLVRAFLKGAGVTNDEETAEWGTKRRQQAVEGMRTMIRDKITTRPRQEKFEFVKIELPLEPVTVAADAVKAHNVVKFKKGLQYVGWEKNVMPVATFDAGTTEWELALLMDRDPNIKWWVRVYVGGQAFIPTPDGRYFPDFIALDVDGVHWLIEGKADDHAKDDSVLRKKKEAENWARAVRDDGDFGTWRYVFATETNIKHAGGSWNALLTSTKPE